Proteins from a genomic interval of Leifsonia shinshuensis:
- the gndA gene encoding NADP-dependent phosphogluconate dehydrogenase: MPENHATANIGVVGLAVMGSNLARNLASREGNTVAVFNRTYARTEELVNAHPEAGFVSSEQIDDFVASLSKPRTAIIMVQAGRGTDAVIDQLVERFEPGDIIVDGGNANFHDTIEREKRIAPTGIHFVGAGISGGEEGALHGPSIMPGGSEESYKTLGPILASIAAVAEGEPCVTHVGTDGAGHFVKMIHNGIEYADMQLIAEAYDLLRTVGGLEPAEIADVFAEWNNGYLESYLIEITAEVLRQVDAETGKPFVDIVLDQAGSKGTGVWTVQNALDLGIPVGGIAEAVFARAVSSKPAQRAAVQATIQSRPEVQKAEDVKAFADDVSKALYASKVVAYAQGFDAIVAGAEKYGWDIHKDKIAKIWRGGCIIRAQFLNRIADAYDENPDITTLLEAPYFADAVREGEAAWRRIVATAALSGVPVPGFGSALSYYDSLASKRLPAALVQGQRDFFGAHTYKRVDKEGTFHTLWSGDRTEIETEGSSH, translated from the coding sequence CCTACGCACGCACCGAGGAGCTGGTGAACGCGCACCCGGAGGCCGGGTTCGTCTCCTCCGAGCAGATCGACGACTTCGTCGCCTCGCTCTCCAAGCCGCGCACCGCGATCATCATGGTGCAGGCCGGCCGCGGCACGGACGCCGTGATCGACCAGCTGGTGGAGCGGTTCGAGCCGGGCGACATCATCGTCGACGGCGGCAACGCGAACTTCCACGACACCATCGAGCGCGAGAAGCGCATCGCGCCGACCGGAATCCACTTCGTCGGCGCCGGCATCTCCGGCGGCGAGGAGGGCGCCCTGCACGGCCCCTCGATCATGCCGGGCGGCTCGGAGGAGTCGTACAAGACCCTGGGCCCGATCCTGGCCTCCATCGCCGCGGTCGCCGAGGGCGAGCCCTGCGTGACCCACGTCGGCACCGACGGCGCCGGCCACTTCGTGAAGATGATCCACAACGGCATCGAGTACGCCGACATGCAGCTCATCGCCGAGGCCTACGACCTGCTCCGCACGGTCGGCGGCCTGGAGCCCGCGGAGATCGCGGACGTGTTCGCCGAGTGGAACAACGGCTACCTGGAGTCGTACCTGATCGAGATCACCGCGGAGGTTCTGCGCCAGGTGGACGCGGAGACCGGCAAGCCGTTCGTGGACATCGTCCTCGACCAGGCCGGCTCGAAGGGCACCGGCGTCTGGACCGTGCAGAACGCGCTCGACCTGGGCATCCCGGTCGGCGGCATCGCGGAAGCCGTCTTCGCCCGCGCCGTGTCGTCCAAGCCGGCGCAGCGCGCGGCCGTGCAGGCGACGATCCAGTCCCGTCCGGAGGTGCAGAAGGCCGAGGACGTGAAGGCGTTCGCCGACGACGTGTCCAAGGCGCTCTACGCCTCCAAGGTCGTCGCCTACGCGCAGGGCTTCGACGCGATCGTCGCGGGCGCCGAGAAGTACGGCTGGGACATCCACAAGGACAAGATCGCCAAGATCTGGCGCGGCGGCTGCATCATCCGCGCCCAGTTCCTCAACCGCATCGCCGACGCCTACGACGAGAACCCGGACATCACCACCCTGCTGGAGGCGCCGTACTTCGCCGACGCCGTGCGCGAGGGCGAGGCCGCCTGGCGCCGCATCGTCGCCACCGCTGCGCTCTCCGGCGTCCCGGTTCCCGGCTTCGGCTCGGCGCTGTCGTACTACGACTCGCTCGCCTCGAAGCGCCTCCCCGCCGCGCTCGTGCAGGGCCAGCGCGACTTCTTCGGCGCGCACACCTACAAGCGCGTCGACAAGGAAGGCACCTTCCACACGCTGTGGTCGGGCGATCGCACCGAGATCGAGACCGAGGGCTCGTCGCACTAG